A stretch of Acidimicrobiales bacterium DNA encodes these proteins:
- the pth gene encoding aminoacyl-tRNA hydrolase, with protein MVGRRRKEHRGTPADLLVVGLGNPGEDYAQTRHNAGVWVVDELVRRHGGKLTRGKRDHAASDLLRVGEHRLAVAVPSTYMNESGRAVAPLVRRFGIEDLRRLVIVHDELDLPVGRLRVKSGGGLAGNNGLKSVRAHLRADEFSRIRIGVGKPPPGTMKGADYLLRRPARSERPELDRMVGVAADAVEYLLGSDIEATMNRFNGA; from the coding sequence ATGGTCGGTCGTCGCAGGAAAGAACATCGCGGGACCCCCGCGGACCTGCTCGTGGTCGGGCTCGGCAACCCGGGCGAGGACTACGCCCAGACGCGTCACAACGCGGGGGTGTGGGTCGTCGACGAGCTGGTGCGTCGTCACGGCGGCAAGCTCACGCGGGGCAAGCGCGACCATGCTGCGTCCGACCTGCTCCGCGTCGGTGAGCACCGGCTCGCGGTGGCCGTTCCCAGCACCTACATGAACGAGTCGGGCCGCGCCGTGGCTCCGCTCGTGCGCCGGTTCGGCATCGAGGATCTGCGCCGATTGGTGATCGTCCACGACGAGCTCGATCTGCCGGTCGGTCGACTCCGGGTGAAGTCCGGCGGTGGCCTCGCCGGCAACAACGGCCTCAAGAGCGTCCGCGCCCACCTGCGCGCCGACGAGTTCAGCCGGATCCGCATCGGGGTCGGCAAGCCCCCGCCCGGCACCATGAAGGGAGCCGACTATCTGCTGCGCCGGCCGGCCCGCAGCGAGCGCCCGGAGCTGGATCGCATGGTGGGCGTCGCGGCCGATGCGGTCGAGTACCTCCTCGGTTCCGACATCGAAGCGACGATGAACCGCTTCAACGGCGCCTAG